A part of Streptomyces sp. NBC_00557 genomic DNA contains:
- a CDS encoding amino acid ABC transporter permease gives MTDTEKTAGQESAPPAGGPEAIKAIPVRHYGRYVSALIAIAILVAIVYAFGQGRINWHAVPDYFFDHRIMTGVSKTLLLTVLSMLIGIVGGIVLAVMRLSKNPVTSSIAWFYIWFFRGTPVLVQLFLWFNLGLVFEYINLMPFYKDYWSNFMTPLLTALLGLGLNEAAYMAEICRAGLLAVDEGQTEAAHALGMSHGKTLRRVIIPQAMRVIVPPTGNEVINMLKTTSLVAAVQYPELFRYAQDIGQNSGAPVEMYFLAAAWYLIMTSVLSVGQYYIERYYARGSSRQLPPTPWQKVRANMFSLGRPKGGMA, from the coding sequence GTGACTGACACCGAGAAGACGGCCGGGCAGGAGAGCGCTCCCCCGGCCGGCGGCCCGGAGGCCATCAAGGCCATCCCGGTCCGCCACTACGGGCGGTACGTTTCCGCCCTCATAGCCATCGCGATCCTCGTCGCGATCGTCTACGCCTTCGGCCAGGGCAGGATCAACTGGCACGCGGTACCGGACTACTTCTTCGACCACCGGATCATGACCGGCGTCTCCAAGACGCTGCTGCTGACGGTCCTGTCGATGCTGATCGGCATCGTCGGCGGCATCGTCCTCGCCGTCATGCGGCTGTCGAAGAACCCGGTGACCTCGTCCATCGCCTGGTTCTACATCTGGTTCTTCCGCGGCACCCCGGTCCTGGTCCAGCTGTTCCTGTGGTTCAACCTGGGCCTGGTCTTCGAGTACATCAACCTGATGCCGTTCTACAAGGACTACTGGTCGAACTTCATGACGCCGCTGCTGACGGCGCTGCTCGGCCTGGGTCTGAACGAGGCGGCGTACATGGCCGAGATCTGCCGGGCGGGCCTGCTCGCGGTGGACGAGGGCCAGACCGAGGCGGCCCACGCGCTCGGCATGAGCCACGGCAAGACGCTGCGCCGGGTGATCATCCCGCAGGCGATGCGCGTGATCGTGCCGCCGACGGGCAACGAGGTCATCAACATGCTGAAGACGACCTCGCTCGTGGCGGCCGTCCAGTATCCCGAACTGTTCCGTTACGCCCAGGACATCGGCCAGAACTCCGGCGCCCCGGTGGAGATGTACTTTCTCGCCGCGGCCTGGTACCTGATCATGACGTCCGTCCTGAGCGTCGGCCAGTACTACATCGAGCGCTACTACGCCCGCGGCTCCAGCCGCCAGCTGCCGCCGACGCCGTGGCAGAAGGTGAGGGCGAACATGTTCTCCCTCGGCCGCCCGAAGGGAGGCATGGCATGA
- a CDS encoding amino acid ABC transporter ATP-binding protein produces MVKAQGVHKSFGHVEVLKGIDLEVKPGEVFCLIGPSGSGKSTFLRCINHLEKINAGRLYVDGELVGYRQQGDKLYELRDREVAMKRRDIGMVFQRFNLFPHMTALENVMEAPVQVKGRSKAEARERAMALLERVGLADRAGHYPSQLSGGQQQRVAIARALAMDPKLMLFDEPTSALDPELVGDVLDVMRDLAESGMTMVVVTHEMGFAREVGDSLVFMDEGVVVESGHPRDVLTNPQHERTQSFLSKVL; encoded by the coding sequence ATGGTCAAGGCGCAGGGCGTGCACAAGTCCTTCGGCCACGTCGAGGTGCTCAAGGGCATCGACCTGGAGGTGAAGCCGGGCGAGGTGTTCTGCCTGATCGGCCCCTCCGGTTCCGGCAAGTCGACCTTCCTGCGGTGCATCAACCACCTGGAGAAGATCAACGCCGGCCGGCTGTACGTCGACGGCGAACTGGTCGGCTACCGCCAGCAGGGCGACAAGCTCTACGAGCTGCGCGACCGCGAGGTCGCCATGAAGCGCCGGGACATCGGCATGGTCTTCCAGCGCTTCAACCTGTTCCCGCACATGACGGCGCTGGAGAACGTCATGGAGGCGCCGGTGCAGGTCAAGGGCCGGAGCAAGGCCGAGGCGCGGGAGCGGGCGATGGCCCTGCTGGAGCGCGTGGGCCTGGCCGACCGGGCCGGGCACTACCCCTCGCAGCTCTCCGGCGGCCAGCAGCAGCGGGTGGCGATCGCCCGTGCGCTCGCGATGGACCCGAAGCTGATGCTGTTCGACGAGCCGACCTCGGCCCTCGACCCGGAGCTGGTGGGCGACGTCCTGGACGTCATGCGGGACCTCGCCGAGTCGGGCATGACCATGGTCGTCGTCACCCATGAGATGGGCTTCGCCCGCGAGGTGGGCGACAGCCTGGTGTTCATGGACGAGGGCGTGGTGGTCGAGTCGGGCCACCCCCGCGACGTCCTGACGAACCCTCAGCACGAGCGGACCCAGTCCTTCCTGTCCAAGGTGCTGTAG
- a CDS encoding class I SAM-dependent methyltransferase — protein MTTTTGTDWAAWQESWDRQQEWYMPDREERFRIMLDMVEALVGTAPRVLDLACGTGSITARLLRRFPQATSTGVDLDPALLAIARGTFEGDKRVRLVTADLKDPDWTRRLPYDSYDAVLTATALHWLHSEPLATLYGQVAGLVRDGGVFMNADHMIDDSTPRINAAERAQRHARMDQAKRDGALDWAEWWQLAAEDPVLAEPTARRFEIYGEHADGDTPSAAWHARVLREKGFAEARPVWCSPSDTLLLALK, from the coding sequence ATGACGACGACTACGGGCACCGACTGGGCCGCGTGGCAGGAGAGCTGGGACCGGCAGCAGGAGTGGTACATGCCGGACCGCGAGGAGCGCTTCCGGATCATGCTCGACATGGTCGAGGCGCTGGTGGGCACGGCCCCGCGCGTGCTCGACCTCGCCTGCGGCACCGGCAGCATCACCGCCCGGCTGCTGAGGCGCTTCCCGCAGGCCACGAGCACCGGCGTCGACCTCGACCCGGCGCTGCTCGCCATCGCGCGCGGCACCTTCGAGGGCGACAAACGCGTCCGTCTGGTCACCGCCGACCTCAAGGACCCCGACTGGACGCGGCGGCTGCCGTACGACTCGTACGACGCCGTGCTGACCGCCACGGCCCTGCACTGGCTGCACAGCGAACCCCTCGCGACCCTCTACGGCCAGGTCGCGGGGCTGGTCCGCGACGGCGGTGTCTTCATGAACGCGGACCACATGATCGACGACAGCACGCCCCGGATCAACGCGGCCGAGCGGGCCCAGCGCCACGCACGCATGGATCAGGCCAAGCGGGACGGCGCCCTGGACTGGGCCGAGTGGTGGCAGCTCGCGGCCGAGGACCCGGTCCTCGCCGAGCCCACCGCCCGCCGCTTCGAGATCTACGGCGAGCACGCCGACGGAGACACGCCGAGCGCGGCCTGGCACGCGCGCGTGCTGCGGGAGAAGGGCTTCGCGGAGGCCCGGCCGGTGTGGTGCTCGCCCTCCGACACGCTGCTGCTCGCCCTCAAGTAG
- a CDS encoding CGNR zinc finger domain-containing protein produces the protein MELAYYSDYAVRLVNSEEPVRGKDSLTSVEAVRDLFGANASAARRATDADVTRFRSVRARLRAVFEAADKGDETLAVDLLNSLLLEFPVSPQISGHDYRDEDGRPLWHMHLADHPSNATAGYAAIAAMGLAFHLTEYGVDRLGLCEAAPCRNAFLDTSTNRSRRYCSDRCATRANVAAYRARKRLEADRSGSSGLAAESAQRTSASGER, from the coding sequence GTGGAACTGGCCTATTACTCGGATTACGCCGTCCGTCTCGTCAACAGCGAGGAACCGGTCCGGGGCAAGGACTCGTTGACCTCGGTCGAGGCCGTCCGCGACCTCTTCGGGGCCAACGCGTCGGCGGCGCGCCGCGCCACCGACGCCGATGTGACCCGCTTCCGCTCGGTGCGGGCGCGGCTGCGCGCGGTCTTCGAGGCCGCCGACAAGGGCGACGAGACCCTCGCGGTGGACCTGCTGAACTCCCTGCTGCTGGAGTTCCCGGTCTCGCCGCAGATCTCCGGCCACGACTACCGGGACGAGGACGGCCGCCCGCTGTGGCACATGCACCTCGCCGACCACCCGTCGAACGCGACCGCGGGCTACGCGGCGATCGCCGCGATGGGCCTGGCCTTCCACCTCACCGAGTACGGCGTGGACCGCCTGGGCCTGTGCGAGGCGGCTCCCTGCCGCAACGCCTTCCTGGACACCTCCACCAACCGCTCCCGGCGCTACTGCTCCGACCGCTGCGCCACCCGCGCCAACGTGGCCGCCTACCGGGCCCGCAAGCGCCTGGAGGCCGACCGGTCGGGCAGCAGCGGCCTCGCCGCGGAGAGCGCCCAGCGCACCAGCGCGAGCGGCGAGCGCTGA
- the sodX gene encoding nickel-type superoxide dismutase maturation protease, which translates to MPELSQETERGRAVAPFGLAEVTGPSMVPTLLHGDRLLVQYGALVRPGDVVVLRHPFQQDLLVVKRAVERRDGGWWVRGDNPYAGGDSTDYGVVPDELILGRARFRYRPLPGGQRSPLALVRWALSAARPLLPDRSASRRLRAR; encoded by the coding sequence ATGCCGGAGCTGTCGCAGGAGACGGAGCGGGGGAGGGCCGTTGCGCCGTTCGGACTGGCCGAGGTGACGGGTCCGTCCATGGTGCCCACGCTCCTTCACGGGGACCGGCTGCTGGTGCAGTACGGGGCCCTGGTCAGGCCGGGAGACGTCGTCGTCCTGCGTCATCCGTTCCAGCAGGACCTGCTCGTCGTCAAGCGCGCGGTGGAGCGCCGCGACGGCGGCTGGTGGGTGCGCGGGGACAACCCGTACGCGGGCGGGGACAGCACGGACTACGGGGTCGTGCCCGACGAGCTGATCCTCGGGCGCGCGCGCTTCCGGTACCGGCCGCTGCCCGGCGGTCAGCGCTCGCCGCTCGCGCTGGTGCGCTGGGCGCTCTCCGCGGCGAGGCCGCTGCTGCCCGACCGGTCGGCCTCCAGGCGCTTGCGGGCCCGGTAG
- the sodN gene encoding superoxide dismutase, Ni, with the protein MLSRLFAPKVKVSAHCDLPCGVYDPAQARIEAESVKAIQEKMAGNDDPHYQARATVIKEQRAELAKHHVSVLWSDYFKAPHFEKYPELHQLVNDTLKALSAAKASTDPATGQKALDYIAQIDKIFWETKKA; encoded by the coding sequence ATGCTTTCCCGCCTGTTTGCCCCCAAGGTCAAGGTCAGCGCCCACTGCGACCTGCCCTGCGGCGTGTACGACCCGGCCCAGGCCCGCATCGAGGCGGAGTCGGTGAAGGCCATCCAGGAGAAGATGGCCGGCAACGACGACCCCCACTACCAGGCGCGTGCCACCGTCATCAAGGAGCAGCGCGCGGAGCTGGCCAAGCACCACGTCTCCGTCCTGTGGAGCGACTACTTCAAGGCCCCGCACTTCGAGAAGTACCCGGAGCTGCACCAGCTGGTCAACGACACCCTGAAGGCCCTCTCGGCCGCCAAGGCGTCCACCGACCCGGCGACGGGCCAGAAGGCTCTGGACTACATCGCCCAGATCGACAAGATCTTCTGGGAGACCAAGAAGGCCTGA
- a CDS encoding helix-turn-helix transcriptional regulator: MTLDDLRRLRRVRDRMDREYAEPLDMTELARGAHMSPGHFQRSFRKAFGETPYSYLMTRRIERAKALLRRGDLTVTEVCLAVGCTSLGSFSSRFTELVGETPSAYRARDHQESAVIPSCVARTFTRPRRRPY, encoded by the coding sequence GTGACCCTGGACGACCTCAGACGGCTGCGGCGGGTGCGCGACCGCATGGACCGGGAGTACGCCGAGCCGCTCGACATGACCGAGCTGGCCCGCGGCGCCCACATGTCCCCGGGCCACTTCCAGCGCAGCTTCCGCAAGGCCTTCGGGGAGACGCCGTACAGCTATCTGATGACCCGCAGGATCGAGCGGGCGAAGGCGCTGCTGCGGCGGGGCGACCTCACGGTCACCGAGGTCTGCCTGGCCGTGGGCTGTACGTCGCTCGGCTCCTTCAGCTCCCGCTTCACCGAGCTGGTCGGGGAGACGCCGAGCGCCTACCGGGCCCGCGACCACCAGGAGAGCGCGGTGATCCCGTCCTGCGTGGCCCGTACGTTCACCCGCCCCCGCCGCAGGCCCTACTGA
- a CDS encoding VOC family protein, translating to MDVKLKQCFIAVDDHDKALAFYRDVLGLEVRNDVGFEGMRWVTLGSPLQPDVEIVLEPPGANPDASPADRQALAELLAKGMLRGVIFTTEDCDALFERVRASGADVLQEPTDQPYGVRDCAFRDPAGNQLRFLQRPAE from the coding sequence ATGGACGTGAAACTCAAGCAGTGCTTCATCGCGGTGGACGACCATGACAAGGCGCTCGCGTTCTACCGTGACGTGCTCGGCCTGGAGGTCCGCAACGACGTGGGCTTCGAGGGCATGCGCTGGGTGACGCTGGGCTCGCCGCTCCAGCCGGACGTCGAGATCGTGCTGGAGCCGCCCGGCGCGAACCCGGACGCCTCCCCCGCCGACCGGCAGGCGCTCGCGGAGCTGCTGGCCAAGGGCATGCTGAGGGGGGTCATCTTCACGACCGAGGACTGCGACGCGCTCTTCGAGCGGGTGCGGGCGTCCGGCGCCGATGTGCTCCAGGAGCCGACGGACCAGCCGTACGGAGTGCGCGACTGCGCCTTCCGGGACCCGGCGGGCAACCAGCTGAGGTTCCTGCAGCGGCCCGCGGAGTGA
- a CDS encoding DUF952 domain-containing protein: MPKTPRIFHITERSLWESARERGAYEVSTRDRALQEEGFVHFSTREQLPRIAEALYGGHDGPDELVVLVVDPALVGAPVKYEAVEPGGEEFPHVYGPVPADAVVEVEPWG, from the coding sequence ATGCCGAAAACGCCCCGCATCTTCCACATCACCGAGCGCTCCCTGTGGGAATCGGCCCGCGAGCGCGGCGCCTACGAGGTGTCGACCCGTGACCGCGCCCTGCAGGAGGAGGGGTTCGTCCACTTCTCCACCCGCGAACAGCTGCCGCGCATCGCCGAGGCGCTCTACGGCGGCCACGACGGCCCGGACGAGCTGGTGGTCCTGGTCGTGGACCCCGCGCTGGTCGGAGCGCCGGTGAAGTACGAGGCCGTGGAACCGGGCGGGGAGGAGTTCCCGCACGTCTACGGGCCGGTGCCGGCGGACGCCGTGGTGGAGGTGGAGCCCTGGGGATGA
- a CDS encoding YciI family protein, with amino-acid sequence MRYLVMVQGTQADYDAMAGRPTAHAPSWTQVQLKAMYLYMNAINDELAESGELVEARGLAEPARTRLVARGEGGETVITDAPYAETEPLPTGYWVLDCASLERVTEIAERVTRCPGPESLAEHPVVIRPLMESLDDVGAGTDPTRPGD; translated from the coding sequence ATGAGGTACCTGGTGATGGTGCAGGGCACGCAGGCGGACTACGACGCGATGGCCGGCAGGCCCACCGCGCACGCTCCGTCCTGGACCCAGGTGCAGCTCAAGGCCATGTACCTGTACATGAACGCGATCAACGACGAACTGGCGGAGTCCGGGGAACTGGTCGAGGCTCGAGGGCTGGCGGAGCCCGCCCGGACCCGGCTGGTCGCGCGCGGCGAGGGCGGTGAGACCGTGATCACCGACGCCCCGTACGCAGAGACCGAGCCGCTGCCGACCGGTTACTGGGTGCTGGACTGCGCGAGCCTGGAGCGGGTCACCGAGATCGCCGAACGCGTCACCCGTTGCCCCGGCCCCGAGAGCCTGGCCGAGCATCCCGTGGTGATCCGGCCCCTCATGGAGAGCCTCGACGACGTCGGCGCGGGAACCGACCCGACCCGGCCGGGCGACTGA
- a CDS encoding family 2 encapsulin nanocompartment cargo protein polyprenyl transferase, with product MAEFMTETERRSPAVPHPGTAGEQRAGTGDAGAGPLDGHTEGQREGHPGTPEAAVLLERTRAAVDPELRAALTSLPGPLRRIALYHFGWQNADGTPAAGNAGKAIRPALVLAAAAALGGPAARTAAVRAAVAVELVHNFTLLHDDVMDRDTSRRHRPTAWTVFGVADAILAGDALQALALRLLAEDPHPASGPAAARLAGCVVELCAGQHTDTDMEHRAPDEVTLDEVLAMAEAKTGALLGCACALGALYAGAGDEEVAALDGFGRQAGLAFQLIDDVIGIWGDPRHTGKPAGADLAARKKSLPVVAALASGTEAAAELAELYGKPYVPGDDEGIARTARAVERAGGRDWAQAEAADRMARAVQELSRAVPAPEAADGLLALAEFVTRRSS from the coding sequence ATGGCGGAGTTCATGACGGAGACCGAACGGCGTTCCCCCGCCGTGCCGCACCCGGGCACGGCGGGGGAACAGCGGGCAGGGACCGGCGACGCCGGTGCCGGCCCGCTCGACGGGCACACCGAGGGACAGCGCGAAGGGCACCCCGGCACACCGGAGGCGGCGGTGCTGCTCGAGCGGACCCGGGCCGCCGTCGACCCCGAGCTGCGCGCGGCCCTCACCTCGCTGCCCGGCCCCCTGCGCCGTATCGCGCTCTACCACTTCGGCTGGCAGAACGCGGACGGCACCCCGGCGGCCGGCAACGCGGGCAAGGCGATCCGGCCCGCGCTCGTCCTCGCGGCGGCCGCGGCCCTCGGCGGACCGGCGGCCCGTACGGCGGCGGTCCGGGCGGCGGTGGCGGTCGAACTGGTCCACAACTTCACGCTGTTGCACGACGACGTGATGGACCGGGACACCTCCCGCCGGCACCGGCCCACCGCCTGGACCGTGTTCGGCGTCGCCGACGCGATCCTCGCCGGCGACGCCCTCCAGGCGCTGGCTCTGCGGCTGCTCGCCGAGGACCCGCACCCCGCCTCCGGCCCGGCCGCGGCCCGGCTCGCGGGCTGTGTCGTGGAGCTGTGCGCCGGACAGCACACCGACACGGACATGGAGCACCGCGCGCCGGACGAGGTCACCCTCGACGAGGTGCTCGCCATGGCCGAGGCGAAGACCGGCGCCCTGCTCGGCTGCGCCTGCGCCCTCGGCGCGCTGTACGCGGGCGCCGGGGACGAGGAGGTGGCGGCGCTGGACGGCTTCGGCCGTCAGGCGGGGCTCGCCTTCCAGCTGATCGACGACGTCATCGGCATATGGGGCGACCCGCGGCACACCGGGAAGCCGGCCGGCGCCGACCTCGCGGCCCGCAAGAAGTCGCTGCCCGTGGTGGCGGCCCTCGCCTCCGGCACCGAGGCGGCGGCCGAACTCGCCGAGCTGTACGGCAAGCCGTACGTCCCGGGTGACGACGAGGGCATCGCGCGTACGGCACGGGCCGTGGAGCGGGCGGGCGGCCGGGACTGGGCGCAGGCCGAGGCGGCCGACCGGATGGCGCGCGCCGTGCAGGAGCTGTCCCGCGCGGTCCCCGCCCCGGAGGCGGCGGACGGTCTGCTGGCACTCGCCGAGTTCGTGACCCGGCGCAGCAGCTGA
- a CDS encoding family 2B encapsulin nanocompartment shell protein yields MSVGEEVRTDQGKPQQSLGTAAARNLATTTKSVPQMQEISSRWLLRTLPWVDVQGGTYRVNRRLAYAVGDGRITFVKTGDQVEVIPAELGELPALRGYEDEEVLAELARRCRQRDFAPGQVIADFGNRTGEVYLLAHGRVEKIGTGPYGDDTVLGVLADGAYFGDRALLDPDAIWEYTVRADTPTTVLILSRDDFERVAERAGSLRDHLQRLRSMPEQRTNKYGEKEVELAAGHSGEPDIPHTFVDYEPRPREYELSIAQTVLRIHTRVADLYNQPMNQTEQQLRLTVEALKERQEHELVNNRDFGLLHNCEYDQRIQPHDGVPGPDDMDELLSRRRSTKLFLAHPRAIAAFGRELNKRGLVPETIEIAGNRIPTWRGVPIYPCNKIPVSPQRTTSIIAMRTGEQDQGVIGLRQSGIPDEIEPSLSVRFMGINEQAVIKYLVTAYYSAAVLVPDALGVLENVEIGRWR; encoded by the coding sequence ATGTCGGTAGGCGAAGAGGTCCGCACGGATCAGGGCAAGCCGCAGCAGTCCCTCGGGACGGCGGCAGCGCGGAACCTGGCCACCACCACCAAGTCCGTTCCGCAGATGCAGGAGATCAGCTCCCGCTGGCTGCTGCGCACACTCCCGTGGGTCGACGTCCAGGGCGGCACGTACCGGGTCAACCGGCGGCTCGCGTACGCCGTCGGCGACGGCCGCATCACCTTCGTGAAGACCGGGGACCAGGTCGAGGTCATCCCGGCCGAACTCGGCGAGCTGCCGGCCCTGCGCGGCTACGAGGACGAGGAGGTGCTGGCGGAGCTCGCCCGGCGCTGCCGCCAGCGCGACTTCGCGCCCGGTCAGGTGATCGCCGACTTCGGCAACCGGACGGGCGAGGTGTACCTGCTGGCGCACGGCAGGGTCGAGAAGATCGGCACCGGCCCCTACGGCGACGACACCGTCCTCGGAGTCCTCGCCGACGGCGCCTACTTCGGCGACCGGGCGCTGCTGGACCCGGACGCCATCTGGGAGTACACCGTCCGCGCGGACACCCCGACCACCGTGCTGATCCTCAGCCGCGACGACTTCGAGCGGGTCGCGGAGCGCGCCGGCAGCCTGCGCGACCACCTCCAGCGGCTGCGCTCGATGCCGGAGCAGCGGACCAACAAGTACGGCGAGAAGGAGGTCGAGCTGGCGGCCGGCCACTCCGGCGAGCCCGACATCCCGCACACCTTCGTCGACTACGAACCCCGGCCCCGCGAGTACGAGCTGAGCATCGCCCAGACCGTGCTGCGCATCCACACGCGCGTGGCCGACCTGTACAACCAGCCGATGAACCAGACCGAGCAGCAGCTCAGGCTCACGGTCGAGGCCCTCAAGGAGCGCCAGGAACACGAGCTGGTCAACAACCGCGACTTCGGCCTGCTGCACAACTGCGAGTACGACCAGCGGATCCAGCCGCACGACGGCGTGCCCGGCCCGGACGACATGGACGAGCTGCTCAGCCGCCGCCGCAGCACCAAGCTGTTCCTGGCCCACCCGCGCGCGATCGCCGCGTTCGGGCGCGAGCTGAACAAGCGCGGACTGGTCCCGGAGACGATCGAGATCGCCGGCAACCGCATCCCGACCTGGCGCGGCGTGCCGATCTACCCGTGCAACAAGATCCCGGTCAGCCCGCAGCGCACCACCTCGATCATCGCGATGCGCACCGGCGAGCAGGACCAGGGCGTCATCGGCCTCAGGCAGTCGGGCATCCCGGACGAGATCGAGCCGAGCCTGTCCGTGCGGTTCATGGGCATCAACGAACAGGCCGTCATCAAGTACCTGGTGACGGCCTACTATTCGGCGGCCGTACTGGTGCCCGACGCGCTCGGCGTGCTGGAGAACGTCGAGATCGGCCGGTGGAGGTGA
- a CDS encoding 1-aminocyclopropane-1-carboxylate deaminase/D-cysteine desulfhydrase, producing the protein MTGPASLSPRLPSPLQEVDDERFGRRGLRLLLKRDDLIHPELIGNKWRKLVPNIEAARGRPLVTFGGAYSNHLRATAAAGRILGLETTGVVRGEELAGRPLNPSLARCAADGMRLHFVDRPTYRHKHEPETLAALLRAAGAEGAYVVPEGGSNSAAVRGCRALGEELREHADVVAVACGTGGTLAGLAAGLGPGRRALGVPVLRGGFLGGEVEALQARAFGGRRGDWSLDERFHFGGYARTTPALHAFADDFEDRHGLPVERLYVAKLLYGLVALAEEGAFPRGTTVAAVVTGRPFP; encoded by the coding sequence GTGACCGGCCCCGCCTCACTCAGCCCCCGCCTGCCCTCCCCCCTTCAGGAGGTGGACGACGAGCGGTTCGGGCGGCGCGGGCTGCGGCTGCTGCTCAAGCGCGACGACCTGATCCACCCGGAGCTGATCGGCAACAAGTGGCGCAAGCTCGTGCCGAACATCGAGGCGGCGCGGGGCCGGCCGCTGGTCACCTTCGGCGGGGCGTACTCGAACCACCTGCGGGCCACCGCCGCCGCGGGCCGCATCCTCGGCCTGGAGACCACCGGCGTGGTCCGCGGCGAGGAACTGGCCGGCCGTCCGCTGAACCCCTCCCTGGCCCGGTGCGCGGCGGACGGCATGCGGCTGCACTTCGTCGACAGGCCGACGTACCGGCACAAGCACGAGCCGGAGACGCTGGCGGCCCTCCTGCGGGCGGCCGGCGCCGAGGGGGCGTACGTCGTGCCCGAGGGCGGGAGCAACAGCGCGGCCGTCCGCGGGTGCCGGGCGCTGGGCGAGGAACTGCGCGAACACGCCGATGTGGTCGCCGTGGCCTGCGGCACCGGCGGCACGCTCGCGGGCCTGGCGGCCGGCCTGGGACCGGGCAGGCGCGCGCTGGGCGTCCCCGTCCTCAGGGGCGGCTTCCTGGGCGGTGAGGTCGAGGCTCTGCAGGCACGTGCCTTCGGTGGGCGCAGGGGTGACTGGTCCCTCGACGAGCGCTTCCACTTCGGCGGGTACGCCCGTACGACGCCCGCGCTGCACGCGTTCGCGGACGATTTCGAGGACCGCCACGGGCTGCCCGTCGAACGTCTCTATGTCGCCAAGTTGCTCTATGGACTGGTCGCCCTCGCGGAGGAGGGCGCCTTCCCGCGCGGGACGACGGTGGCCGCCGTCGTCACCGGGCGCCCGTTCCCGTAG